In Zerene cesonia ecotype Mississippi chromosome 12, Zerene_cesonia_1.1, whole genome shotgun sequence, the genomic stretch taaataatatgcacaAGGTATTTCTAACACTACTTAAAGGAGggccacagattaaaaatcgTCTACTGACATGGATtggtaaatgtttaaaagcaAATGTTGCCAGAGGAAAGCTTTGGAATGTTCAggtatactataaaaattgaaattttaatgtaatatgtcACTTTATGATATACATATCTTTTCCATAACACAatagatttttagttttataagtGGTTCAcagtatacttatattataatatatatatacttgaatattgtgtgtttaaaaattgtcATCTTTCCTAGGCTGGTGATATCAGTGCAGCTTCACTTCAGTGTGTGTCTGATGGATTCATGTTAAATTTGGGTGCAGTGCTATTACAACTTTGTCAACCATTTTGTACATCTGCAAATGATCCAAAATCATTGAAAATTGACCCAACATATGGGGCAGTGCCAGTAAGTTTTTGATATGGATTAATAGCTATCAACTATTGCTTATTGCTTAATTTACgtcataaatattcaattatttcagttcattaatgtcaattaaaatcttttctttCAGGCAGAAGACTGTGCAGCTAAATCAGTTCATTTAGATTGTCTCCACAGTGAAACATGTCTGCTGCCTGCTCGTGAGACTGAAGATGGGCAAACTGTAAAGCGGCCGACAGCTGACACTTATAATTTTGTCACTGAGTGCTTCTTTATGACCCAGAAATGTATTGACTTAGGTAAGATGTTATTAATCTTgagatacatttataaatttagaaaaaatatgcgaggtttttgtattatttttaaagaacacataaaaagtaatttatcaaaaaaaatcgtgattaatataatgtaagcataatttaaatgtacaagtgagcatcatatttatattatttgctagCTGACCCACAAAACTTATTAGTTCATTACTTTTTCAATGTCCAATACATTCATGCTCCGCTCCTATAGGTTGTCGCGTGATGTTATATCACAAAATCGGGAACtcgatttttctttcataCAGGTGTTCGCGTTTGCGCTGAGAAATTGTATCGCTGCGGTCAAGACCTTGGCAGAGCGCAGAGAGCATTAGCCGATGTAGCTGCCAGCGCTCATCATCTTGTTGAGCCCTTGAGACAGCGGACACAACATCTTATGACAAAGTCAGTATGCAATttctttatatgaatttatttgtagttTGAAGTTGTTGAAATGTTTGGGAGTAGTTAGTGGGTTTTGTTGGTAATAATGTGACAAGATTCTCAAGTCAACTGTTTTTAGGATTTTGCAATGTGATTCttcttgtgttttttttatagggaATTATCATTTGGTTCCATTTTCGAATTCGGAGTTTTCCTCCCAGGGCCGTCCGTAACCGTTTTTGTAGAATATAATAAGAGAATCACGTCGTTTAAACAACTTCATATTCTGTTGCATTATTTAGGCATGTGATAAGAATAACTATAATGTATATGTCACCAAACCGATTGATAGTGAATCGGTAGTGTCCAAATTGTGGATTGAACAACACAAACATAGAAATAGTCCACatccttaattaaatatctgtaACTTGTTGACATGGCTGGTAGCCGagatgttttaataacatttgttgCCTTTTCTTTTGCAGATTTGTAAGTCTTCGCTGTGCTCTGCTAGAAAATGACATGTTGACAAATTTACATCGTCTGCAAGCAACCACGTGCACTTGGCTGGTGCAAGTTGCGATACGAGACAACACAGAACAGACGTGCTATGCTCCTACAAATTTGTTGCCTGTTAACATGCCTATAACCACACCACCCCCTGATACTTTAAGGTAAtagaatgatttattattaggcatccaattgaataaattttctctCAATCTTTGGAAAGAATTCATGACTCATCCTttactatacatatttaagtGATATTAAAGTGAAGTttcgtgtcccctactggggtatgggtcactgatcaattttctttatggacaagtaggtgatcagccttctgtgtcctgccagaccgagacatttttttattgtccccaccgggaatcgaacccaggacccctcggttctacgctcacgcattTACCTCTGTACGAAGGAGGCGGTCATTTAAGTGATATTGatgacaaaaaaatctaaaaattatatgttcaCATCTTGATATTTCATGTATAACTTTtaaggataaaaagtataagcaatttatattttgtgtttaatatttgctCAAAAGTTTCTCaccattatataatttaactagaaaatatttttcgtcCATCCAGATGCATTCCAGAGTTCGTTTTAGAGAACATCGTTGTTCTAATAACGATGGCTCGCCGTACGGTGGGCGCCATCACCGAAGAGGCAGACTTGGCTGGCTTACTGCAGCCAGCGCTTACCTTAGTTCTTGCGTTTATGGGAGACTCTTCCAGAACCTACAACCCACATTTaaggttaataaataaaaaaatcttgaaaCTCTACAAAGTCATATGATGATGTAGTatggtaatattatatttataatctaacaTTTCTAATTCAAgcttaaataatttctgtTTGCTTATAGAAATTCTCTAATTACCGcaagtaataatatagtataattatatttgaaattattaggGCACGTCTAGCTGAATGCTTGGAGGCCATGTTGCCGAATCATCCTGATGAGCAACAACCACTCAGCAACATTGCTTCTTTCTACAGGGAACAACTGTTTAAGGAGCATCCCCATCGATTACaggtttaaatttgaatatttgaatgatgtcaatagttttaataatgtgcaaattattaatttcgctAAAGTAGAAGTGTCGtgaaatatacaatatcaCTAATATTGTGGCTCCgttaacattaaaactttattttgcattgaacaattttgataataaaatgttatatatattctaattattctattttaatgtaataattctaataataatgcatGCCTTCTAAAACTTGACGTGTAATTTTcgcaaaattaatatattttatagaactaATTTCACGCCACTAATTTCCTAATTTCTTGTGTAATTTTGACTTAAATAAACAGtacttcattattttacaattcgaatgttaataatttgtgtatccgtcaatttataaatgtttcaacGTAATAAGTCTTTtccttttgtaataaataaaaggtaatagtcattttaaattcttgtatttcatgtttttcatcaaaaacattcaaaatcatttttagtttaaacaaaaacaaccaCTTAACTAAATTCTTATTATCAATCAGCTGGTGCCATGTCTTCTGGATGTGTTCGTCGGAATCGAAATGACTGGTCAGAGTGTGCAGTTCGAGCAGAAGTTCAACTATCGCAGACCCATGTACCTCGTTATGGAGTTCCTGTGGGGTATGCAAGAACATAGAGACGCATTTACGTgagttgaattttatattgaatatatactagctttctgcccgcggtttcgctcTCGAagtcaaatgaaaataaatatagtcacGGGGTTAACCTGACTTGGTAGTTTCCGTACCCGTAGGATttctgggataaaaactattctatgcACTTTCTCGGGTCGTAACTATCTTGTTCCAAATTAAATCCAAATCGGTTTACTGGTTTCAGCGTGAAGGagagacatacagacagagaTACTTTCACAGTTGTAATATTAGCAGGGATTATTAGAGAATGTATGTGTGttacattgtttaaatttttatgtgtcGTCACCtgcaatcaaatttaatttgttacgttgcatttaaaatattaatggaaAATCCTAAGATCTAAttccatttttttctttttatcacaTGTTAATGAAACATGAAatgcatacataaaatattctgaATTTAATCCTTATCCTTCCCCAATATGGATCTTGTATAATAAATCgtttctgttttaaatatctataaattcatatatgaTACAACACTTTTTCAGACATTTAGCAAACGAAGCTGAAGCAAATATGGAAGCAGTACATCCACCAATATTCCTACGTTTTGTTAATCTTTTGATGAATGACGCCATTTTCTTACTTGATGAAGCTTTAGGGAATATGGCGCAAATTCGGACACTACAAACTGCGCAGTATGTATCATTCGTATGAAGTTTCATTACATGTTTTACACATTACTTTAACTACTTTATATGCATCCGTgctcgaaataaataaataaaagtacttacgcaaaataagaaaaaatgttaaaaaatatatgtaggtactctattattatgtgaaaattAGTTGTGGAATTATTGggtgttattttgtataataaagtgTTAGGCAATACACAactcatatttaaattcaaaatcaaaaccTTTGCTGTAATTTCTTTCACTTTTTAATAGCATTAACAGCAACTTTTAGTTATTcaaaactgtttattataaGCCATTTTCTTAGTCACCACTTTAGAACGttaacatacaaaatgtattcatCCCATCGACTATGATACAACTAGAATGCACTAACTGAACTATTCACAGAGAATCCGGCGCCTGGAGCAACCAGCCGGCGCAAGAGCGCGAACAGAACCTGGCGAACCTGTCGCACATCGGCATGCTGGCGCGGTTCGACAACATCCTCGGGCGGGACACCATCCGCACGCTCGTGCGTCTCACtgcgcacgcgccgcacgTCTTCTGTCACCCCACGCTGGTGGAGCGGATCGCGTCTATGCTCAACTATTTCTTGCTGCACTTGGTTGGGCCGAATAAGAAGAACTTTAAGGTGGGTTTTGTTAAGTGGAATTCCCCATCTCGTTTTTTTATGGGCGATAGGGAAGCGTTTAGTCACGatatcgcctgatggtaagataAGATGTGGCTTAAAATGAAGCGCACTTCCCTGAAAGGTACCCTAGTGGGTCTCTAGAAGGTGGGATCCACTTGAAACACTCTATACTTGAAGACTCCCATTATGCACacataacaagaaaaaaactcaaatcaaataaaatatattctacacGTTGATATGATATTTGATTTCGATAATAATGCGTTGCACTGCCATcttctaccttcataccaaaaATTGCTGAATgcgttgttgtttttttttttttttgctaatttAATGTGACACTTACAGGTAAAAGACATGAAGGAGTACGAATTCGATCCAGCAAGCACAGTACTGGATATTTGCCGCATGTACGTGGAGTTGGGGAACAATGAGCGGTTCTGTGCCGCGGTATCTGATGATGGACGGTCTTATTCGCCACAGCTGTTCACTCTGGCTGAAGCTGTTTTGGGTATGTGCGTTTTATGGTTTTTCGGCAaagggtttattttattgtttacatgGATAGttggaaattaattgaatacatgAATAATGGTTACACGCATGGCAGTACACGGTTTTGATTGAATCGAGTACAGAGTGCTAGTGGTGTCTAATGCAAATGTtatatcttctaatatataaaattctcgtgtcacagttttcgttgccacacttctccgaaacggcttgaccgattttgatgaaattttttgtgcttatccggtatctatgagaatcggccaacatctatttttcatacccctaaatgataagagtaaggcagaacagcgtttgccgggtgcagctagtttcataataaattttagcaTTCCGTTTTCTTATTCTTTAGTAAATGTCAATCAAAATGCAGTTACTACTGAGTTATGTATACGCCACAACAACTATTATTGTGCAACAAtctcttaaaaaattataaaccattaggaaattttatttgccCAATTATCTGAAAGCgtgtaacaaaatttatttttacagtaCGAATTGGAGGCGGTGGTCTCATCACATCTCTACAAGAAGTGGCAACCCGCGTCAGCACCATCGCAGTGCAAAGACAACGTGACGAGGAGATTCTTGCTAATGCGCCTGAAGAGTTCCTTGATCCTATAATGAGTACCCTCATGTTGGACCCCGTTATTCTACCGAGTTCTAGAACCACGGTGGACAGGACTACCATTGCAAGGTaggcattattattttgaattggaaaataaatatgttacataTGTTATTcgcataatttattgatatttaataacagaGTTTATAATCACctagtttttaaatgttccGACTGTaggaacacaggcctcctatgagtgTTCGTCAGTATTCAACTAGgcatattttacttttaaattaaatattcaaaatttttcctaattttcatttatttattattttttacttcataatatattggtTTTGATATGTGCTTCAATATCTGTCTTCCTCACTggatcatttttattaattatcaatatccCAGTcggtaaatttaatttgtggtttaattaaatttaataaatgtttatgttattatatattttaggcaCCTGCTCAGCGATCAGTCCGATCCTTTCAATCGCTCTCCGCTGTCCATGGACCAGGTGAAATCGAATACTGAACTCAAAGAGAGAATACACGCCTGGATTGCCGAACAGAAAGAGAAAATTGCTCAAATTCCTGACAGTAATTCCTAAAGCGtctcttaaataattttaactgtaAAACTAGGCTAGCTAGTTTcctacattttttaatgtaacaataaGTATACCAGAATCGTtagatttttgtataaaacttttcTTGATGTGTGTGCTATAGATAAGGTGGAACATTCTAGATGTTTGTTTATGGTTGCAGATTCGggttcgttttttttttatatctctaagatatgagtttttttattttagtcgagtttaattgcaaaattattctctttggttgttttattttgagaatttatattataaatattataactatttttggTCCAAGAAAAGTATTTACTctatttttggtttatttatatagatttagatTGCTATAAATTCaatgtgataatattttacgCTGATTAttccataaaattattaatatatgcagTTTACATTGTGTatcacattattaatatatgcagTTGCACGCAGAATTGGGCTGAAcacagaaatataatatttcctgTGAAGAAAATTAGNNNNNNNNNNNNNNNNNNNNNNNNNNNNNNNNNNNNNNNNNNNNNNNNNNNNNNNNNNNNNNNNNNNNNNNNNNNNNNNNNNNNNNNNNNNNNNNNNNNNttggtatgaaggtagaagATGGCAGTGCAACGCATTATTATCGAAATCAAATATCATATCAACgtgtagaatatattttatttgatttgagtttttttcttgttatgtGTGCATAATGGGAGTCTTCAAGTATAGAGTGTTTCAAGTGGATCCCACCTTCTAGAGACCCACTAGGGTACCTTTCAGGGAAGTGCGCTTCATTTTAAGCCACATCTtatcttaccatcaggcgagatcgtgacTAAACGCTTCCCTATCGCCCATAAAAAAACGAGATGGGGAATTCCACTTAACAAAACCCACCTTAAAGTTCTTCTTATTCGGCCCAACCAAGTGCAGCAAGAAATAGTTGAGCATAGACGCGATCCGCTCCACCAGCGTGGGGTGACAGAAGAcgtgcggcgcgtgcgcaGTGAGACGCACGAGCGTGCGGATGGTGTCCCGCCCGAGGATGTTGTCGAACCGCGCCAGCATGCCGATGTGCGACAGGTTCGCCAGGTTCTGTTCGCGCTCTTGCGCCGGCAGGTTGCTCCAGGCGCCGGATTCTCTGTGAATAGTTCAGTTAGTGCATTCAAGTTATGATAGTCGATGGaatgaatacattttgtatgttaaCATTCTAAAGTGGTGAATAAGAAAATGgcttatattaaacaatttgaataacTAAAGTTGCTGTTAATGctattaaaaagtgaaaaaaatacagcaaaggttttgattttaaatttaaatatgagttGTGTATTGCCTAACACtttatcatacaaaataacacCCAATAATTCCACAattaattttcacataataatagagtacatatatttttcaacattttttcttattttgcgtaagtacttttatttatttatttcgagcACGGATGCAAATATagtagttaaaaaaatgtgtaaaacatGTAATGAAACTTCATACGAATGATACATACTGCGCAGTTTGTAGTGTACGAATTTGCGCCATATTCCCTAAAGCTTCATCAAGTAAGAAAATGGCGTCATTCATCAAAAGATTAACAAAACGTAGGAATATTGGTGGATGTACTGCTTCCATATTTGCTTCAGCTTCGTTTGCTAAATGTCTGAAAAAGTATTGTatcataaatgaatttatagatatttaaaacagaGACGGTTTATTACACAAGATCCAAATTGAGGAAGGACATACATTTAAGAGGTAAATAGAttatacttttacttttattgttgATATGGAATAaggattaaattcaaaatattttatatatgtattcttgtgttttattaacatgtgataaaaagaaaaaaaatgatattagaTATTAGGATTTTCgattaatactttaaatacaacgtaacaaattaaatttgattgcaGATACATTATCTAATAATCCATGCTAATATTACAACTGTGAAAGTATCTCTGTCTATATGTCTCTTCTTCGCACTGAAACCAGTAAACCGATTTGGATTTAATatggtacaaatatagttaCGACCCGAGAAAGtgcataggatagtttttatcccagaaATCCTACGGGTAcggaaactattttatatttttctttgacttCTAgagcgaaaccgcgggcagaaagctagtatatattcaatataaaattcaactcACGTAAATGCGTCTCTATGTTCTTGCATACCCCACAGGAACTCCATAACGAGGTACATGGGTCTGCGATAGTTGAACTTCTGCTCGAACTGCACACTCTGACCAGTCATTTCGATTCCGACGAACACATCCAGAAGACATGGCACCAGCTGATTGATAATAAGAATTTAGTTAAGtggttgtttttgtttaaactaaaaatgattttgaatgtttttgatgaaaaacatgaaatacaagacaaatttaaaatggctattaccttttatttattacaaaaggaAAAGACTTATTACgttgaaacatttataaattgacggatacacaaattattaacattcgaattgtaaaataatgaagtaCTGTTTATTTAAGTCAAAATTACACAAGAAATTAGGAAATTAGTGGCGTGAAATtagttctataaaatatattaattttgcgAAAATTACACGTCAAGTTTTAGAAGGCatgcattattattagaattattacattaaaatagaataattagaatatatataacattttattatcaaaattgttcaatgcaaaataaagttttaatgttaacGGAGCTACAATATTAGtgatattgtatatttcaCGACACTTCTACTTTagcgaaattaataatttgcacattataaaaactattgacatcattcaaatattcaaatttaaacctGTAATCGATGGGGATGCTCCTTAAACAGTTGTTCCCTGTAGAAAGAAGCAATGTTGCTGAGTGGTTGTTGCTCATCAGGATGATTCGGCAACATGGCCTCCAAGCATTCAGCTAGACGTGCcctaataatttcaaatataattatactatattattacttgCGGTAATTAGAGAATTTCTATAAGCAAacagaaattatttaagcTTGAATTAGAAAtgttagattataaatataatattaccatACTACATCATCATATGACTTTGTAGAGtttcaagatttttttatttattaaccttAAATGTGGGTTGTAGGTTCTGGAAGAGTCTCCCATAAACGCAAGAACTAAGGTAAGCGCTGGCTGCAGTAAGCCAGCCAAGTCTGCCTCTTCGGTGATGGCGCCCACCGTACGGCGAGCCATCGTTATTAGAACAACGATGTTCTCTAAAACGAACTCTGGAATGCATCTGGATGgacgaaaaatattttctagttaaattatataatggtGAGAAACTTTTGagcaaatattaaacacaaaatataaattgcttatactttttatccttaAAAGTTACAGATGAAATATCAAGATGtgaacatataatttttgatttttttgtcatcAATATCACTTAAATGACCGCCTCCTTCGTACAGAGGTAaatgcgtgagcgtagaaccgaggggtcctgggttcgattcccggtggggacaataaaaaaatgtctcggtctggcaggacacagaaggctgatcacctacttgtccataaaattgatcagtgaaacagatgtgtaTCAtatgccccataccccagtaggggacacgggacttcactttaatatcacttaaatatgtatagtaaAGGATGAATTCTTTCCAAAGATTGAgcgaaaatttattcaattggatgcctaataataaatcattctaTTACCTTAAAGTATCAGGGGGTGGTGTGGTTATAGGCATGTTAACAGGCAACAAATTTGTAGGAGCATAGCACGTCTGTTCTGTGTTGTCTCGTATCGCAACTTGCACCAGCCAAGTGCACGTGGTTGCTTGCAGACGATGTAAATTTGTCAACATGTCATTTTCTAGCAGAGCACAGCGAAGACTTACAAATCTGCAAAAGAAAAGGcaacaaatgttattaaaacatctCGGCTACCAGCCATGTCAACAAGCtacagatatttaattaaagatgtGGACTATTTCTATGTTTGTGTTGTTCAATCCACAATTTGGACACTACCGATTCACTATCAATCGGTTTGGTGACATATACATTATAGTTATTCTTATCACATGCCTAAATAATGCAACAGAATATGAAGTTGTTTAAACGACGTGATTCTCTTATTATATTCTACAAAAACGGTTACGGACGGCCCTGGGAGGAAAACTCCGAATTCGAAAATGGAACCAAATGATAATtccctataaaaaaaacacaagaaGAATCACATTGCAAAATCCTAAAAACAGTTGACTTGAGAATCTTGTCACATTATTACCAACAAAACCCACTAACTACTCCCAAACATTTCAACAACTTCAaactacaaataaattcatataaagaaATTGCATACTGACTTTGTCATAAGATGTTGTGTCCGCTGTCTCAAGGGCTCAACAAGATGATGAGCGCTGGCAGCTACATCGGCTAATGCTCTCTGCGCTCTGCCAAGGTCTTGACCGCAGCGATACAATTTCTCAGCGCAAACGCGAACAcctgtatgaaaaaaaattaatttagaaattaatttaaattttctataatttctaacaaatttaaattataacatcttatatatctaataactTATTTAGCTATTCATAACATAGGTTAAATTGTCTGTTCTAATTAActcttattttatactatctgTCAAGACTAACATTACTGACTTAtttgttgtgtatttttatatattgtgtatgtttctttgttttaggTATATCTGCAATTTGATTGACatcaattaatatagaaaaattttctaaaacgTGTATAATCTTCCCAACGTGATACTGGCAGAATTGTACAAAGCAAAATTgccattaacaaaaaaaattgaaattgaaaataatacaaaaacctcgcatattttttctaaatttataaatgtatctcAAGATTAATAACAACTTACCTAAGTCAATACATTTCTGGGTCATAAAGAAGCACTCAGTGACAAAATTATAAGTTTCAGCTGTCGGCCGCTTTACAGTTTGCCCATCTTCAGTCTCACGAGCAGGCAGCAGACATGTTTCACTGTGGAGACAATCTAAATGAACTGATTTAGCTGCACAGTCTTCTGCCTGaaagaaaagattttaattgacattaatgaactgaaataattgaatatttatgacGTAAATTAAGCAATAAGCAATAGTTGATagctattaataaatgatatcaaAAACTTACTGGCACTGCCCCATATGTTGGGTCAATTTTCAATGATTTTGGATCATTTGCAGATGTACAAAATGGTTGACAAAGTTGTAATAGCACTGCACCCAAATTTAACATGAATCCATCAGACACACACTGAAGTGAAGCTGCACTGATATCACCAGCCTAGGAAAGATgacaatttttaaacacacaatattcaagtatatatatatta encodes the following:
- the LOC119830811 gene encoding ubiquitin conjugation factor E4 A-like produces the protein MSEPNNPFAGLIGTHEGKSSSDVEYTSGSVPVQIPTKEAKEDEKIQTINNIVENVFHFTINANAVDEKSDKQLVYLEELAQAMNPRVRIDLEALEQALFERLLLQDVEQNVIPKSCKAYKEHVVQKQVFPYLFSSMQNLQTYDYVNDITVRNGIKKMRELIFRNAVTALKQPALFEDQDFASQLIELLQHVDPQSHTFFVDLVKAFMSEADADSQNQLRDTMIPVLKKIHTDVNKSNLINLSIYILPSIHIFASSPYLAPILMEACEPKNEMIGRHYQDSVIGALLSLSVLPRTATSLHEYFDNPMDQSSISMIESSVWNASSHLINNMHKVFLTLLKGGPQIKNRLLTWIGKCLKANVARGKLWNVQAGDISAASLQCVSDGFMLNLGAVLLQLCQPFCTSANDPKSLKIDPTYGAVPAEDCAAKSVHLDCLHSETCLLPARETEDGQTVKRPTADTYNFVTECFFMTQKCIDLGVRVCAEKLYRCGQDLGRAQRALADVAASAHHLVEPLRQRTQHLMTKFVSLRCALLENDMLTNLHRLQATTCTWLVQVAIRDNTEQTCYAPTNLLPVNMPITTPPPDTLRCIPEFVLENIVVLITMARRTVGAITEEADLAGLLQPALTLVLAFMGDSSRTYNPHLRARLAECLEAMLPNHPDEQQPLSNIASFYREQLFKEHPHRLQLVPCLLDVFVGIEMTGQSVQFEQKFNYRRPMYLVMEFLWGMQEHRDAFTHLANEAEANMEAVHPPIFLRFVNLLMNDAIFLLDEALGNMAQIRTLQTAQESGAWSNQPAQEREQNLANLSHIGMLARFDNILGRDTIRTLVRLTAHAPHVFCHPTLVERIASMLNYFLLHLVGPNKKNFKVKDMKEYEFDPASTVLDICRMYVELGNNERFCAAVSDDGRSYSPQLFTLAEAVLVRIGGGGLITSLQEVATRVSTIAVQRQRDEEILANAPEEFLDPIMSTLMLDPVILPSSRTTVDRTTIARHLLSDQSDPFNRSPLSMDQVKSNTELKERIHAWIAEQKEKIAQIPDSNS